A genomic stretch from Sulfobacillus thermosulfidooxidans includes:
- a CDS encoding DUF4850 domain-containing protein — translation MILVIMLVITACGDHPTSIGGPKPTTGGFSSHSAAHSFSPSSSPLSVSISSPSPSSPSSIPHQPSPSANPVSLMQVVTLPVSIVTPSFGGEVVTFHYPKTVSVTVPVEWASQLQAVGALGFVILTPKGWSGTAQEGADGSKRVILYPSGGSAQHGPRILLNTSSACVGCAWFAAAPYFSWVRQHFASAGWGTYHGPVISGYALSADLRAYHAPNTPMGYHVNGIAYAPFIENPNGHDQILFRQAETILPPGEHSLATVILNNLLPQLENPYV, via the coding sequence GTGATTTTGGTCATAATGCTCGTGATTACGGCTTGTGGGGATCATCCAACGAGCATAGGTGGCCCGAAACCGACGACGGGTGGGTTTTCAAGTCATTCAGCTGCCCATTCTTTTTCTCCTTCTTCCTCTCCGCTTTCTGTGTCTATCTCATCTCCCTCGCCGTCTTCGCCTTCTTCGATTCCCCATCAGCCATCGCCGTCTGCAAATCCTGTATCTTTAATGCAAGTTGTGACACTTCCTGTTTCCATAGTGACACCGAGTTTTGGAGGCGAGGTGGTGACTTTTCATTATCCTAAGACTGTGAGCGTGACGGTTCCTGTTGAGTGGGCTTCTCAATTGCAAGCCGTGGGGGCTTTGGGTTTTGTCATTCTCACTCCCAAAGGATGGTCAGGTACGGCACAAGAAGGGGCTGATGGCTCTAAGCGGGTGATTTTATATCCTTCCGGAGGCTCCGCTCAACATGGCCCCCGCATCCTTTTGAATACGTCAAGCGCGTGTGTGGGTTGTGCGTGGTTTGCTGCTGCTCCATATTTTTCGTGGGTACGACAGCATTTTGCTAGCGCAGGATGGGGAACCTATCACGGTCCTGTGATTTCGGGCTATGCCCTCTCGGCCGATTTAAGAGCTTACCATGCTCCTAATACTCCCATGGGCTATCATGTAAACGGGATCGCCTACGCACCCTTTATCGAAAATCCTAATGGTCATGACCAGATCCTGTTTCGCCAAGCCGAAACCATATTGCCCCCGGGTGAACATTCTTTAGCCACGGTAATTTTAAATAATCTCTTGCCGCAATTAGAAAATCCCTATGTTTGA
- a CDS encoding nucleotidyltransferase family protein produces the protein MDVSTSIHDAVALILAAGFSTRMGQPKALLPWGQGTVLDHVIGQAQQTGCETLAVLGFDPSFPLAGDWVTNVHASQGIATSIQRGLTWIRNHKGMVPVLILLADQPFVTSDDILWTWEQFAKRPADVHAIRPLYNNHIGHPVIFDAQFDPVIFQLQGDVGLGQVWHKRPDTLSISAPPVLSRPHPNFDLDTASDYAQALSLKRLYQEYD, from the coding sequence ATGGACGTAAGCACGTCCATTCATGACGCCGTCGCACTGATTTTAGCCGCAGGGTTCAGTACAAGAATGGGACAGCCCAAAGCGTTATTGCCTTGGGGACAGGGTACAGTGCTTGATCACGTGATTGGTCAAGCGCAGCAAACTGGCTGTGAGACTCTGGCGGTTCTGGGATTTGATCCTTCTTTTCCCCTGGCCGGAGACTGGGTGACGAATGTTCACGCATCCCAGGGGATTGCGACTTCCATTCAACGAGGATTAACGTGGATTCGAAACCATAAAGGCATGGTTCCTGTTCTCATTCTTTTAGCTGATCAACCTTTTGTGACGTCAGATGATATTTTGTGGACATGGGAGCAGTTTGCAAAGCGTCCTGCAGATGTTCACGCAATAAGACCTCTTTACAATAATCATATCGGCCATCCCGTGATTTTTGATGCCCAATTTGACCCCGTTATTTTTCAATTGCAGGGAGACGTCGGGCTCGGTCAAGTTTGGCATAAACGCCCCGATACCTTAAGCATCTCAGCACCCCCTGTGCTTTCACGTCCCCATCCCAATTTTGATTTGGATACCGCAAGCGATTATGCTCAGGCTTTGTCCCTGAAAAGACTCTATCAAGAATATGACTAG
- a CDS encoding XdhC family protein codes for MSSIKEARNLWQLVKDAELSGHEVVLATLVTVNGSAYRRPGAKMVMREDGRMQGTLSGGCLEGDLFLHAQRVMKTHEPCLQHYDLTEDDMWGLGIGCKGSVDVWLEPISSSDPFWTAFNECLHGEEPVIWGAELPIGRRFLFSHATECGEVPSWAAAFLASSENKRDSGFFNGFWWDIMKPPAQLIIAGAGHDAEPVARLAHQVGFSVMIMDSRPHINNDHHFPHTTHCLTPIAQIKPATLMGAYWVIMNHHQRRDEEAVALAAASHPQFIGVLGPLERTLEMLTNVGLSSQQLPLHAPVGLDVGGETPEEVAVSIVGELMACRKGTKGGTLHGRKHVHS; via the coding sequence TTGTCGTCGATTAAAGAGGCGCGGAATTTGTGGCAGCTGGTTAAAGATGCAGAATTATCGGGGCACGAAGTGGTCTTAGCTACCTTGGTAACGGTGAACGGATCTGCATATCGCCGTCCCGGCGCGAAAATGGTGATGCGAGAGGATGGCCGAATGCAAGGGACCTTGAGTGGGGGATGTCTTGAAGGCGATTTATTTCTTCACGCCCAACGTGTCATGAAAACGCATGAACCGTGCCTGCAGCATTATGATTTGACCGAAGATGATATGTGGGGACTAGGTATTGGATGCAAAGGTAGTGTCGATGTATGGCTGGAACCGATTAGTTCATCTGACCCCTTTTGGACCGCATTTAATGAATGTCTGCACGGTGAAGAACCCGTTATTTGGGGAGCTGAACTGCCTATCGGACGCCGATTCCTTTTCTCTCACGCTACAGAGTGCGGAGAAGTTCCTTCGTGGGCTGCGGCATTCTTAGCATCATCAGAGAACAAGAGGGACTCGGGGTTTTTCAACGGATTTTGGTGGGATATCATGAAGCCGCCTGCTCAGCTGATTATTGCCGGTGCGGGACATGATGCCGAGCCTGTTGCGCGTTTGGCCCATCAGGTCGGATTTTCTGTGATGATTATGGATTCTCGGCCTCATATCAATAACGATCATCATTTTCCGCATACCACACATTGTCTCACCCCGATTGCACAAATTAAACCGGCTACCTTGATGGGGGCTTATTGGGTTATTATGAATCATCATCAGCGCCGTGATGAAGAGGCGGTGGCTCTTGCAGCGGCTTCCCATCCTCAATTTATCGGAGTGTTGGGACCGTTGGAAAGGACGTTGGAGATGTTGACAAACGTTGGACTCTCCTCTCAACAACTGCCCTTACACGCACCAGTAGGACTAGACGTCGGGGGCGAGACGCCCGAAGAAGTGGCGGTCAGTATCGTGGGAGAGTTAATGGCTTGTCGGAAAGGCACCAAAGGAGGAACGCTACATGGACGTAAGCACGTCCATTCATGA
- a CDS encoding VWA domain-containing protein translates to MGGLTVDQFSRRLEMQVTEFSHFLRHHGFRPAVSETQEALQLLADSPVEHAENLLRMWRPVYAKTADQWEIFPNLFLRFFYPERPRLMVPERIQDSTDGMFSTPGQTRMQAQSKNPSPALFAYSPMWGSPCTLAPGQDVPYHEMKRWTRYMARHWAANTGPWRGKSSCGRSLNWRSTVQAAFRHGGDPVQWLWHPRHQEHARIVVLVDVSGSMQTYVPFYLGLAWQLMHETNRVECILSSNQVKRVTPFLRRSGPGSPPVADAQQMGGGTRLGWAFSWLLHEYAQLFTRQTTFLIASDGFDTGDLWLLSQSFPVLVRLAQRVVWLNPLLLLPDYTPQSAALKVILAYNPEHVGVSDSLSWIHYVRTCLQ, encoded by the coding sequence ATGGGTGGACTAACGGTTGATCAGTTTTCTCGGCGTCTGGAAATGCAAGTAACTGAGTTTTCGCATTTTCTGCGGCACCATGGATTTCGTCCTGCAGTCAGCGAGACGCAGGAGGCTCTTCAATTACTTGCTGACTCACCTGTAGAGCATGCTGAAAATCTTCTGAGGATGTGGCGCCCCGTGTATGCCAAGACGGCCGACCAATGGGAAATATTTCCGAACTTGTTTCTACGTTTCTTTTATCCCGAAAGGCCTCGGTTGATGGTTCCAGAACGTATCCAAGATAGCACTGATGGGATGTTCTCAACACCTGGTCAAACGCGGATGCAAGCGCAATCAAAAAATCCCTCTCCGGCTCTTTTTGCCTATAGTCCCATGTGGGGAAGTCCCTGCACATTGGCTCCAGGCCAGGATGTTCCCTATCATGAAATGAAACGCTGGACGCGCTATATGGCCCGGCATTGGGCAGCGAATACCGGGCCATGGCGAGGAAAAAGTTCATGCGGCCGTAGCCTGAATTGGCGCAGTACGGTCCAAGCTGCTTTCCGCCATGGCGGAGACCCCGTACAGTGGCTTTGGCACCCTCGTCATCAAGAACACGCACGGATCGTCGTGTTAGTAGACGTTTCCGGTTCGATGCAGACCTATGTGCCATTCTATTTGGGTTTGGCATGGCAATTGATGCATGAGACCAATCGAGTGGAATGTATTTTGTCGAGCAATCAAGTCAAGCGAGTGACGCCGTTTTTACGCCGTAGTGGACCAGGCAGCCCGCCCGTAGCTGATGCGCAACAAATGGGAGGAGGAACTCGGTTAGGATGGGCTTTCTCGTGGCTATTGCATGAGTATGCTCAGTTGTTTACGAGGCAAACAACCTTTCTTATTGCCTCAGATGGTTTTGACACAGGAGATTTGTGGTTGCTATCCCAATCGTTTCCTGTTCTGGTTCGCCTTGCTCAGCGTGTGGTATGGTTGAATCCATTATTATTATTGCCAGATTATACTCCGCAATCGGCTGCTTTAAAAGTTATTTTGGCTTACAATCCGGAACATGTTGGGGTATCCGACAGCCTCTCGTGGATTCATTATGTGCGTACGTGTTTGCAATGA
- a CDS encoding AAA family ATPase, with protein sequence MNGCELWIQQLNQAGYIADEMLSAVCYAVDRLRRPLLVEGPAGVGKTFLAKALAQCLNKPLVRLQCYQGLDASQALYDWNYAKQLLAAHSTETGNVVDDFYRWEYLLERPLLKAIRLRPSPVLLIDEVERADEEFEALLLEILGEFQITIPEIGTIAAQEPPWVVLTSNRTRDLSDALRRRCLYLWLDYPTPDRELAIIHQHVPHLPLDIAKRVVAAVKTLRGWNLLKPPGLAESIDWARMLAEFDEDGYSETTVRWTLSSVLKTQDDWAVIEKRGIRALWVD encoded by the coding sequence GTGAATGGGTGCGAGCTCTGGATTCAACAATTGAATCAAGCGGGATATATTGCGGATGAGATGCTGTCCGCGGTGTGTTATGCCGTAGATCGTTTACGCCGTCCTCTACTCGTGGAGGGACCAGCGGGAGTAGGAAAAACCTTTCTGGCGAAAGCGCTTGCCCAATGCCTTAACAAGCCTTTGGTACGTCTTCAATGCTACCAAGGACTGGATGCGTCCCAAGCACTGTACGATTGGAATTATGCTAAGCAACTGTTAGCAGCACATAGTACTGAAACAGGAAACGTCGTCGACGATTTTTATCGCTGGGAATATTTATTGGAACGGCCACTGCTCAAAGCTATTCGTCTTCGCCCGTCGCCTGTCCTGCTTATTGATGAAGTGGAACGGGCCGATGAAGAGTTTGAAGCGCTCTTACTGGAAATCTTGGGTGAGTTTCAAATAACTATTCCTGAAATTGGAACTATTGCTGCACAGGAACCTCCTTGGGTTGTGTTGACGTCTAATCGTACTCGAGATTTGTCTGATGCGTTAAGACGGCGTTGCCTTTATCTATGGTTAGATTACCCGACACCAGACCGCGAATTGGCGATTATACATCAGCATGTGCCACACTTGCCCTTAGATATAGCCAAGCGTGTAGTGGCAGCGGTAAAAACTTTACGAGGATGGAATTTGCTTAAACCCCCGGGTCTGGCGGAATCGATTGACTGGGCTCGGATGTTGGCGGAATTTGATGAGGACGGTTATTCGGAGACAACGGTGCGGTGGACTTTGTCGAGTGTTCTAAAGACCCAAGATGATTGGGCTGTAATAGAAAAACGGGGGATTCGTGCATTATGGGTGGACTAA
- a CDS encoding CoxG family protein: protein MKTYQGVVVMDAPRNVVWDFVQDPDAIGRCMPDVIEYEVLDERHLHAKVRVGVGPIRAVFDMNAKIELLPEPYKACLDAQGGGMGSGFHLLSTMHIAQEQDHVSLNWVAEVSVSGPLATLGGRLLDNQVKKITEQVFENIRQGIAAQLAE from the coding sequence ATGAAAACTTATCAAGGTGTTGTCGTGATGGATGCTCCCCGGAATGTAGTGTGGGATTTTGTCCAAGACCCTGATGCGATAGGCCGTTGCATGCCGGACGTTATCGAATATGAGGTATTGGATGAACGTCATTTGCACGCGAAAGTGCGGGTCGGTGTGGGCCCTATTCGCGCGGTTTTTGATATGAATGCCAAAATTGAATTATTGCCTGAACCCTATAAGGCTTGCTTAGATGCCCAAGGGGGAGGTATGGGCAGTGGTTTTCATCTCCTGAGCACGATGCATATTGCGCAAGAGCAGGACCACGTATCGCTCAACTGGGTCGCGGAAGTCAGTGTGAGTGGGCCCTTGGCGACCCTAGGCGGGCGGCTGTTAGATAATCAAGTTAAAAAGATTACGGAACAAGTTTTTGAAAATATTCGGCAAGGGATTGCGGCTCAGTTAGCCGAATAG
- a CDS encoding XdhC family protein: MDPVLQEAARRDLAGEPYVLVTVVRTRPPTSAILGAHAIVSQDHQLTGYVGGECTRRILLEVAEGALTDGQPRLLLLSPHPEDDDEWIRQKNVEDRGVLIKPMTCHSGGTVELFVEPHLASPLLLVIGDSPVARYVLQIASHLNFRVQGAAMTPDANWETFKQQIRQLSQDGGFAVLATMGQYDDWAIDALQDAPLSYLGVVASHRRGALLRERFSQGRKFDNACILSIPAGLDVHSRLPEEIAVSIVAEIIQIRRQTKPTSVEVSSLLTKTVVIDPVCHMTVNLSETPYQAVYADQTWGFCASSCRDAFLEDPERYVRSKEA, encoded by the coding sequence ATGGATCCGGTCTTGCAAGAGGCAGCGCGACGCGATTTAGCGGGGGAACCCTATGTCTTAGTAACTGTGGTACGAACACGGCCCCCGACTTCAGCCATCCTCGGAGCACATGCAATTGTTAGCCAAGATCACCAGTTGACAGGATATGTGGGCGGTGAATGCACGCGTCGGATTTTACTAGAAGTCGCCGAAGGCGCTTTGACTGATGGACAACCGCGGTTGTTGTTGTTATCCCCGCATCCGGAAGACGATGATGAGTGGATTCGCCAGAAAAATGTTGAAGACAGGGGCGTCTTGATTAAACCGATGACGTGTCACTCGGGGGGAACGGTGGAACTATTTGTGGAGCCGCATCTTGCTAGTCCCTTGCTCTTAGTCATCGGTGATTCACCAGTGGCGCGGTATGTACTGCAAATTGCGTCTCATTTGAATTTTCGGGTGCAAGGTGCCGCCATGACACCCGATGCCAACTGGGAAACTTTCAAACAACAGATTCGTCAATTGAGCCAAGATGGCGGTTTCGCTGTCTTGGCTACCATGGGACAATATGACGATTGGGCAATCGACGCGCTACAAGATGCTCCGCTTTCCTACTTGGGCGTCGTGGCTTCACATCGGCGCGGAGCATTGTTGCGAGAGCGGTTCTCGCAAGGACGAAAGTTTGACAATGCCTGCATTCTCTCAATCCCGGCCGGCTTAGATGTGCATTCGCGACTTCCCGAAGAAATCGCCGTAAGTATTGTGGCAGAAATTATTCAGATTCGGCGGCAGACTAAGCCCACCTCCGTAGAGGTCTCATCTCTTCTAACTAAGACTGTGGTAATCGATCCCGTCTGTCATATGACGGTAAATCTTTCCGAGACGCCCTATCAAGCAGTATATGCCGATCAAACCTGGGGATTTTGTGCTTCATCGTGTCGAGACGCATTTTTAGAAGATCCAGAACGTTATGTTCGAAGTAAGGAGGCATGA
- a CDS encoding aerobic carbon-monoxide dehydrogenase large subunit has translation MSMDVTETQPLGKAIKRKEDPRFIRGQGRYLDDIVLPHMLYMALVRSPYAHARIKSVRTEDAYAVKGVKAVLTGEDLAAMNLAWMPTLAGDQQMVLATGKVLFQYQEVAAVVAETREAAEDGVSRVDVEYEPLTPVMDPFFALSSDAPILREDREQTNNHIFHWEVGNKEDTDAALASSPVVVKEQIRMPRVHPAPLEPCGCIADYQNSTGKLTWYVTSQAPHAHRTVLAMVSGLPEHMIHVVSPDIGGGFGNKVPVYPGYVCAVVMSIKLGQPIKWIETRTENLTTTNFARDYHMTAEIGATEDGHVTVLKVTTIADHGAFDAAADPSKFPAGLFSIVTGSYRFPVAFAEVDGVYTNKAPGGVAYRCSFRVTEASFLIERVMNTLAYRLSLDPVELRRRNFIAPEEFPYQSPLGWVYDSGNYAKTLDTALAIIDYSQMRREQEKRREQGELVGIGISTFTEIVGAGPSHTFDILGIKMFDSCEIRIHPTGKVIARLGARHQGQGHETTFAQLIAQELGLSAADVLIEEGDTDTAPYGLGTYASRSTPTAGGAAALAARRVRKKAEQIAAHLLEVSQDDVQWDGTRFSAKGLSSRSVTMADVALAAYTNLPEGMEPGLEATYYYDPPNLTFPNGAYIAVVSIDRGTGQVHVERFVAVDDCGTVINPMVVEGQIHGGLTEGFGIAFMQEIAFDSDGNNLAPNFMDYLVPTAVETPHWETGRTVTPSPHHPIGAKGVGESPNVGSPAAFVNAVVDALAPYGVTNLEIPLFPWKIWEVLKQHGLTVS, from the coding sequence ATGAGTATGGATGTTACGGAAACGCAACCTTTAGGTAAGGCTATAAAACGCAAGGAAGATCCACGGTTTATTCGAGGGCAGGGGCGATATTTAGACGATATTGTTCTGCCGCATATGCTTTATATGGCACTGGTTCGCAGTCCTTATGCCCATGCCCGCATTAAATCTGTTCGCACTGAGGATGCTTATGCCGTTAAAGGGGTTAAGGCCGTTCTCACGGGGGAAGATTTAGCTGCGATGAACTTGGCGTGGATGCCGACATTAGCTGGAGATCAGCAAATGGTTTTAGCGACCGGAAAGGTCTTATTTCAGTATCAAGAAGTTGCGGCCGTTGTGGCTGAAACCAGGGAAGCAGCTGAAGACGGCGTGTCCCGCGTTGATGTTGAGTATGAGCCTCTCACCCCGGTTATGGATCCGTTTTTTGCTTTAAGTAGTGACGCTCCCATACTCCGGGAAGACCGCGAACAGACAAATAATCATATTTTTCATTGGGAAGTGGGGAACAAAGAAGACACGGATGCGGCATTGGCTTCCTCACCGGTGGTAGTGAAGGAACAGATTCGGATGCCTAGAGTCCATCCAGCTCCGCTGGAACCATGCGGTTGTATCGCCGATTATCAGAATTCTACAGGCAAACTCACGTGGTATGTTACTTCACAAGCACCACATGCGCATCGAACTGTCTTGGCTATGGTGTCTGGACTTCCGGAGCATATGATTCATGTTGTGTCACCCGACATTGGTGGAGGATTTGGTAATAAAGTACCCGTATATCCCGGTTATGTCTGTGCTGTGGTTATGTCGATAAAATTAGGGCAGCCCATCAAATGGATAGAAACGCGGACAGAAAATCTTACCACTACCAATTTTGCCCGTGATTATCATATGACAGCAGAGATCGGAGCCACAGAAGATGGTCATGTGACGGTTTTAAAGGTCACGACCATTGCCGATCATGGAGCCTTTGATGCCGCTGCTGACCCTTCCAAGTTTCCTGCAGGATTATTTTCCATTGTTACCGGATCCTACCGTTTTCCTGTTGCCTTCGCCGAAGTTGATGGGGTTTATACGAATAAAGCGCCAGGAGGTGTGGCTTATCGTTGTTCGTTTCGAGTGACAGAAGCATCGTTCTTGATTGAACGGGTGATGAATACTCTGGCTTACCGACTCAGCCTCGATCCCGTCGAATTGCGGCGGCGCAATTTTATTGCGCCTGAAGAGTTTCCTTATCAATCTCCATTGGGTTGGGTTTATGACAGCGGAAACTATGCTAAAACCTTAGATACCGCTCTTGCTATCATTGATTATTCTCAGATGCGAAGGGAGCAAGAAAAACGGCGCGAACAAGGCGAATTAGTCGGCATTGGGATATCGACGTTTACCGAAATTGTTGGAGCAGGTCCTAGCCATACTTTTGATATTCTTGGCATCAAAATGTTCGATAGCTGTGAAATTCGGATCCATCCTACAGGCAAAGTCATTGCCCGACTCGGCGCGCGTCATCAAGGACAAGGACATGAAACCACGTTTGCCCAACTCATTGCGCAAGAACTAGGACTATCGGCGGCAGATGTACTCATTGAAGAAGGTGACACCGATACTGCACCTTACGGATTAGGAACCTATGCTAGTCGTAGTACGCCAACCGCAGGGGGAGCCGCGGCACTGGCAGCCAGGCGCGTCCGAAAGAAGGCCGAACAAATTGCCGCTCATTTGCTCGAGGTATCCCAGGATGATGTGCAATGGGACGGGACACGATTTTCCGCAAAAGGATTAAGTTCTCGCAGTGTGACCATGGCAGATGTGGCCTTGGCAGCCTATACCAATTTGCCCGAAGGCATGGAACCGGGGTTGGAAGCAACCTATTATTATGATCCGCCGAATCTGACATTCCCCAATGGTGCTTATATTGCTGTTGTCTCAATTGATCGGGGGACGGGACAAGTGCATGTGGAACGGTTTGTTGCAGTAGATGATTGTGGAACAGTCATCAATCCGATGGTGGTCGAAGGACAAATCCATGGAGGACTTACTGAAGGCTTTGGCATTGCCTTCATGCAAGAAATTGCCTTTGATTCTGATGGTAACAATCTAGCCCCTAATTTCATGGATTACTTGGTGCCAACCGCTGTAGAAACTCCGCACTGGGAAACGGGTCGTACCGTCACTCCCTCACCACACCATCCTATAGGGGCCAAAGGCGTAGGTGAATCTCCCAATGTTGGATCTCCTGCTGCATTTGTTAACGCAGTAGTCGACGCCTTGGCTCCGTATGGTGTCACCAATCTTGAGATTCCCTTGTTCCCGTGGAAAATCTGGGAAGTATTGAAACAACATGGGCTAACAGTATCCTAG
- a CDS encoding (2Fe-2S)-binding protein has protein sequence MGRTVINDQIMVHVTINGESRHALAEPRTLLAYFIRDNLGLTGTHVGCDTTSCGVCTVLLDGVPVKSCTVLAVQADGHDIETVEGLGHNGQLHPLQQAFWDNHGLQCGFCTPGMLMTTTALLRNSVDLTEHEVRRAISGNLCRCTGYVNIVKAVLEAKRRMGEETRKV, from the coding sequence ATGGGTCGAACGGTTATAAATGATCAAATTATGGTTCACGTCACCATTAATGGGGAGTCGCGCCATGCCTTGGCGGAACCTCGAACGTTACTAGCTTATTTCATTCGGGATAATCTTGGATTAACGGGAACTCATGTGGGTTGTGATACCACAAGTTGTGGGGTTTGTACTGTACTCTTAGATGGCGTTCCAGTTAAATCGTGTACGGTTTTGGCTGTGCAAGCCGACGGTCATGATATTGAAACGGTAGAAGGTCTGGGACACAATGGCCAACTTCATCCCTTGCAACAAGCGTTTTGGGACAATCACGGCTTGCAATGCGGGTTTTGTACCCCGGGCATGCTAATGACAACCACAGCCCTCCTACGAAATTCTGTAGATCTCACCGAGCATGAGGTACGTCGGGCGATTTCTGGGAATCTCTGCCGATGCACTGGATACGTCAATATTGTCAAAGCGGTACTAGAAGCCAAACGCCGGATGGGAGAGGAGACTAGAAAAGTATGA
- a CDS encoding FAD binding domain-containing protein: protein MFPNSFEYYAPRSVEEIFGLLEQYGDETKILAGGQSLLPMMKLRLVAPSILIDINGISSWDNVTEQAHLLHIGALVRHRKWEYVLDSRVPLLHQTARHIADPLVRNRGTMGGSLAHADPAADWGAALLALKASVSIQSAHRSREVPLREFFVDTFTTVLEPQELVTGIRIPLHYDSGFVGARYLKLERKVGDFAVVGVAVTLVLDPHGVVLDAGIGLAAVGATPLAAVKAESLLQGHPLTPELIRHVASEAAKESDPVTDRRGSEEYKRAMVNVFVERGLTAVHHDWQRLMDVSA, encoded by the coding sequence ATGTTTCCTAATTCCTTTGAGTATTATGCACCCCGATCAGTAGAAGAAATATTCGGATTATTAGAGCAATACGGAGATGAAACTAAAATTCTAGCAGGGGGACAAAGCTTGTTACCCATGATGAAGCTACGTTTGGTAGCCCCTTCTATTCTTATTGACATCAATGGAATTTCCTCGTGGGATAATGTCACGGAACAGGCTCACCTGCTTCATATCGGAGCCCTTGTTCGTCATCGCAAGTGGGAGTATGTGCTAGATTCTCGCGTTCCCTTACTACACCAAACGGCGAGGCATATTGCGGATCCTCTTGTCAGAAATCGGGGAACTATGGGGGGGTCGCTAGCTCACGCTGATCCCGCAGCTGATTGGGGGGCCGCATTATTGGCTCTCAAAGCATCGGTATCCATCCAAAGTGCACATCGTTCCCGGGAAGTGCCTCTTCGCGAGTTCTTTGTGGATACATTTACGACCGTTCTTGAACCGCAAGAATTGGTCACCGGTATACGTATTCCCTTGCATTACGATTCTGGATTTGTGGGCGCGCGTTATTTGAAGCTTGAGCGAAAAGTCGGGGACTTTGCGGTTGTTGGGGTTGCCGTCACACTGGTATTAGATCCCCACGGGGTTGTTTTGGATGCTGGTATTGGATTAGCCGCCGTGGGAGCGACTCCCCTGGCTGCGGTGAAGGCGGAATCCTTATTGCAGGGTCATCCTTTAACGCCCGAACTCATTCGACATGTCGCCTCTGAGGCGGCCAAGGAATCTGATCCGGTGACGGATCGGCGTGGCAGTGAAGAGTACAAACGGGCTATGGTTAATGTTTTTGTAGAACGTGGTCTAACGGCCGTACATCACGACTGGCAACGGCTGATGGATGTGTCTGCCTAA